In Osmia bicornis bicornis chromosome 10, iOsmBic2.1, whole genome shotgun sequence, one genomic interval encodes:
- the LOC114875558 gene encoding band 7 protein AGAP004871 isoform X1, whose translation MSIPMATMSNGNGSTVQINTRPDDIQNRIIGANENATPDKNTCGSILIALSWVIVILTMPFSLFICFKVVQEYERAVIFRLGRLISGGAKGPGIFFILPCVDNYARVDLRTRTYDVPPQEVLTKDSVTVSVDAVVYYRVNNATISIANVENVHHSTRLLAQTTLRNTMGTRPLHEILSERETISGNMQVSLDEATDTWGIKVERVEIKDVRLPVQLQRAMAAEAEAAREARAKVIAAEGEQKASRALREASEVIGDSPAALQLRYLQTLNTISAEKNSTIVFPLPIDLLTYFIQARNAKES comes from the exons ATGTCCATTCCCATGGCCACGATGAGTAATGGAAACGGGTCGACGGTACAGATCAACACGCGGCCGGATGATATTCAGAACCGCATAATCGGTG CAAACGAAAACGCGACACCAGATAAAAACACCTGTGGGAGTATTCTGATTGCGCTATCCTGGGTGATCGTGATCCTGACGATGCCGTTTTCCTTGTTCATTTGCTTCAAG GTGGTGCAGGAATACGAAAGGGCTGTGATATTTCGACTGGGACGACTTATTTCCGGGGGCGCTAAAGGACCAG GGATCTTTTTCATATTGCCTTGCGTGGACAATTATGCTCGCGTCGATTTGCGAACACGAACGTACGACGTGCCGCCGCAAGAG GTATTGACGAAAGATAGCGTAACAGTGTCCGTCGACGCGGTGGTTTACTATCGTGTGAACAACGCGACGATCTCGATCGCTAACGTGGAGAACGTTCACCATAGCACCAGGCTGTTGGCACAGACTACGCTTCGAAACACCATGGGTACCAGACCGCTTCACGAGATACTCAGCGAGCGTGAAACGATCTCCGGTAACATGCAG GTCTCCCTGGACGAAGCCACCGACACATGGGGAATAAAAGTGGAGCGAGTGGAAAT CAAGGACGTGCGACTACCGGTTCAACTACAGAGAGCCATGGCTGCGGAGGCTGAAGCCGCTCGCGAGGCTCGCGCTAAG GTAATAGCAGCGGAGGGTGAACAGAAAGCTAGCCGTGCATTGAGAGAAGCCTCGGAGGTGATCGGCGACTCCCCTGCCGCGTTACAACTTCGTTACCTACAG ACTCTCAATACCATTTCTGCGGAGAAAAATTCTACGATCGTGTTCCCGCTGCCTATCGATTTACTGACGTACTTCATCCAAGCGCGAAACGCGAAAGAATCTTAA
- the LOC114875558 gene encoding band 7 protein AAEL010189 isoform X2: protein MTNANENATPDKNTCGSILIALSWVIVILTMPFSLFICFKVVQEYERAVIFRLGRLISGGAKGPGIFFILPCVDNYARVDLRTRTYDVPPQEVLTKDSVTVSVDAVVYYRVNNATISIANVENVHHSTRLLAQTTLRNTMGTRPLHEILSERETISGNMQVSLDEATDTWGIKVERVEIKDVRLPVQLQRAMAAEAEAAREARAKVIAAEGEQKASRALREASEVIGDSPAALQLRYLQTLNTISAEKNSTIVFPLPIDLLTYFIQARNAKES from the exons ATGACGAACG CAAACGAAAACGCGACACCAGATAAAAACACCTGTGGGAGTATTCTGATTGCGCTATCCTGGGTGATCGTGATCCTGACGATGCCGTTTTCCTTGTTCATTTGCTTCAAG GTGGTGCAGGAATACGAAAGGGCTGTGATATTTCGACTGGGACGACTTATTTCCGGGGGCGCTAAAGGACCAG GGATCTTTTTCATATTGCCTTGCGTGGACAATTATGCTCGCGTCGATTTGCGAACACGAACGTACGACGTGCCGCCGCAAGAG GTATTGACGAAAGATAGCGTAACAGTGTCCGTCGACGCGGTGGTTTACTATCGTGTGAACAACGCGACGATCTCGATCGCTAACGTGGAGAACGTTCACCATAGCACCAGGCTGTTGGCACAGACTACGCTTCGAAACACCATGGGTACCAGACCGCTTCACGAGATACTCAGCGAGCGTGAAACGATCTCCGGTAACATGCAG GTCTCCCTGGACGAAGCCACCGACACATGGGGAATAAAAGTGGAGCGAGTGGAAAT CAAGGACGTGCGACTACCGGTTCAACTACAGAGAGCCATGGCTGCGGAGGCTGAAGCCGCTCGCGAGGCTCGCGCTAAG GTAATAGCAGCGGAGGGTGAACAGAAAGCTAGCCGTGCATTGAGAGAAGCCTCGGAGGTGATCGGCGACTCCCCTGCCGCGTTACAACTTCGTTACCTACAG ACTCTCAATACCATTTCTGCGGAGAAAAATTCTACGATCGTGTTCCCGCTGCCTATCGATTTACTGACGTACTTCATCCAAGCGCGAAACGCGAAAGAATCTTAA